In Mesorhizobium sp. J428, the genomic window AGGCGATCGATATGTCGCTTGTAAGCCATGGTTTCCTCCCTCAGAGCACGTTCGACAGGCGGCCGTAGAGAAGCTCGTCGACGCCCTCGGCGTAGATGTCGCCCTTCTCGTCCACCCTCAGCGCGTATTGCGGCAGGTTCTGCGTGGCCTGGCCCCAGATCTGCTGTCCGCCCGCCTCGCAATCGAAGCGGGAGTAGTGGCCGGGGCAGTTCAGCGTCCGGTCAGCGGCGACGTAGTTGAGCGGGAAGCCCTTGTGCGGGCAGATGGTGGAAAAGCCGACGATGTCACCGTCGGGGCCTGCGCCACCTTCGACCGACGTGCCGAGCTTCAGGAGCACGCCCGGCGCGTTCTCGTCCGGATATGTCACGTCGAACGGCTCGTTCGGCTTGAGGTCGGCGACGTTGCCGAGGCGGTTCGACGGATAGTCGAGACGCGCGAGCGCCACCTGGGCCCTTGCCGGCGCTGCCGGAAGAGCCACTGACGTCGCCGTGGCCGCGGCCGCAAGCGCGCCGCCGCGAAGAAACTGTCGGCGACCGACATCGACCAATTTGTTGCACCTATCCATCCCATCCTCCCTGGTTCGCGACTGGGTACGGTTGGGATGGTGCAAGGAGGGTGCCAGTCGCGGGAAACGGGCCGGCACCCTCCAAATCCAGCGTCTTACGGCAGGCGCGAATTGGTCGCGTCCGGATTTCCGGACATGCTGCGCCGCCGTTGGTCCGGAAACCCGGACGTAGCCCAGAAGTGTAGGATTCCGGTCGATTTCGATGCCCTGGAGCGTTAGTCTGTCGGCTCAGGGAGGATGGAGTTCTTGTTCGTACGTACCCAGCCACGAGCCAGGTATTCAACCGTCGATCGGCGTTTGCACTGATCGGCAGCGCCGCGCTTTCTCTTGCACTTGCGCCGCCCCGTGCCACCGCTCAGGACGGGTTCAAGTTCGGTCTGACGCCGGTCTTTCTGTCAAACGACCTCGAACTGCTGGCACTCCTTCGCGCCTACCTGACCGAGGCGATCGGCGAGCCGGTTGAACTGGTCAGCCGACGGACCTATCAGGAGATCACGGCGCTGCTCGTCGCGGGCCAGCTCCATGCGGCGTGGATCTGCGGCTATCCCTATGTCCAGTTCAAGTCGGATCTTGATCTCGTTGCCGCGCCGTCCTGGCATGGCAAGCCGCTCTACCAGTCCTACCTGATCGCCGCCGCCGACAGGCCTGTCGACCGATGGGAAGACTTGAAGGGCGACATCCACGCCTTTTCCGACCCGGACTCCAATTCCGGCTTCCTCGTGACCCGCGCGCTTCTGGCCGAGAACGGGTTGAAACCGGAAGGCTTCTTCGCCCGCACCTTCTACACCTACGGCCACCGTAACGTGATCCGCGCAGTCGCGTCGGGGCTTGCCCAGTCCGGCAGCGTCGACGGTTATGTCTGGGACGTGACGCGCGAGATGGAGCCGGACCTCGTTAACCAGACGCGGATCGTGCGCCGGTCCGAATGGCTCGGCTTTCCGCCCGTGGCCTCGCCCAGGGCGCTTGCCGGCGACCCGCGGATCGCCCGTCTCAAGGCTGCGCTGACGGCGATGGACCGTCACGAGGAGGGCCGCAAGGTCCTGGCGCTGCTGCGGCTCGACGGCTTCGTCGCTGCCGAGCCGGCGCTCTTCGACACGATTGCCGCCAAGGTCGATACTGTGAGGCGGTTCGGATGAGGTTCTTCGGTCGCTTCCGCGCCATTCCGGTCTCGTACCGCGTGCCCATCCTGGTGGCACTCCTGATGGTGGCGATCAGCGCGGTGATCTCGGAGCGGGTGCTCGACCGCCTGTCCCGCACGCAAGAAGCCTTCATCGATGGTCTTGCCGGCAGCTATCTCGACGGATTGACCGCTGCCATTCTGCCGGCCGTTCTGCGTGGCGACGTCTGGGAAGTCTTCGACGCGCTCGACCGTTCCCAGAAATCCTACCAGGCGCTGTCGCCGATCGAGGCAGTCGTCACGGGTGCCGACGGCAAGGTAATCGCAGCCACGGACCCGACCCGCATCCCGTCCTTCTCGGCGCTTCCGGAGGCCTATGCGTCGCGCTACGGCGCGCACACCGTGACCTTCGACCGCGAGGCGGACACCGGCTTCGCCTTCCGCGACCTCGTCTATCAGGGCCAGAAGATCGGTGCGATCCACACCGCCTTCGATGCCTCTCATATCTTCGCCGAGCGCCGCGAGATCCTGGCGACGCTACTTGTCACCAACGGCGTCCTCGCCGCCATCTTCTCGCTCGGCGGCTTCCTGCTGGTCCGCCGCATGATCGAGCCGATGCGGGTTCTGGAGGATCACATGCGCGCGGCCGCCAACGGCGTTGCCGAGCCCATCTCGTCGCGCGAGTTTCCGTCGCGCGGTGGCGAGGTCGCGAGCCTCTTCAATGGCTATAACGCGCTGGTGCATGCCGAACGGGAACGCGCCAATTTTGCGATGCAATTGGCCGAGGAGGAGAAGCTGGCGAGCCTCGGACGCCTCGCCTCCGGCATGGCGCACGAAATCAACAACCCGCTCGGCGGGCTGTTCAACGCCATCGACACGCTGAAGACGCATGGGCGGACGCCGGGCGTGCGCGACACGTCGATCAGCCTGATCGAACGCGGGCTGAACGGTATCCGCGAGGTCGTCGAGGCGGCACTCGCGACCTATCGGCCCGAACGATCCGCCCGGCCGCTCAGCGCCGACGATCTGGAGGACGTCAGGGTGCTCATGAAGCCTGAGCTGCGCCGACGCCGGCAGAGGCTGGACTGGCGGGTCGACTGGCCGGCCGAGGTCGCCGCGACGATCCCCGGCGGCCCGGTGCGGCAGGCGGTCCTGAACCTGCTGCTCAACGCCAGCGCCGCTACACCCGAGGGCGGCACAATCGGCCTGGGCGTCGATCGGACGACGGAACGGCTGAAGATTTCGGTCTCCGACGAAGGTCCGGGCATGCCAAGGGATTCGATCGCAATGCTGAGCGATGACGATCCCGGACCTGCGGTGCGTGCCGGACGAGGACTGGGTCTATGGATGGTCCGCCGCATGGTCGACGCCTGCGGAGGAAAGGCCAGCGTCGATCCAAGACCATCGGGAGGGTCGGTCGTGACCCTGATTCTGCCGATCCCGGAGGAAACACGGAATGAACGCAGCCATGCTGCCTGAACGCGCCCACGTCGGACTGGTCGAGGACGATCCCGTCATGGGCGGTTCCATCGTCCAGCGACTGGAGCTTGAAGGCTGGGACGTCACCTGGTGGCAGACCGGGGGCGAGGCTGTCGCGGGACTGGGCCGCCTCGCCGGCTCCCTCGACCTCGTGATCTGCGACATACGACTGCCGGACATGTCCGGCGAGGCGGTGTTCGAGCAAATGACTCGGCAGCCGAACGCGCCTCCGTTCCTGTTCGTCACGGGCTTTGCCGAGATCGACCAGGCCGTCCGCCTCATGCGCTCCGGAGCGGTCGACTTCATGACCAAGCCGTTCGCCATGGACGATTTCCTGAAGCGGATCGCCACTGGCCGGCGGAGCACGCGCTCCGGCATACGGCTGAGGGAATACGTGCTTGGGCAGTCGCCGGCGATCCAGCACGCCGAAGACCTC contains:
- a CDS encoding sensor histidine kinase is translated as MRFFGRFRAIPVSYRVPILVALLMVAISAVISERVLDRLSRTQEAFIDGLAGSYLDGLTAAILPAVLRGDVWEVFDALDRSQKSYQALSPIEAVVTGADGKVIAATDPTRIPSFSALPEAYASRYGAHTVTFDREADTGFAFRDLVYQGQKIGAIHTAFDASHIFAERREILATLLVTNGVLAAIFSLGGFLLVRRMIEPMRVLEDHMRAAANGVAEPISSREFPSRGGEVASLFNGYNALVHAERERANFAMQLAEEEKLASLGRLASGMAHEINNPLGGLFNAIDTLKTHGRTPGVRDTSISLIERGLNGIREVVEAALATYRPERSARPLSADDLEDVRVLMKPELRRRRQRLDWRVDWPAEVAATIPGGPVRQAVLNLLLNASAATPEGGTIGLGVDRTTERLKISVSDEGPGMPRDSIAMLSDDDPGPAVRAGRGLGLWMVRRMVDACGGKASVDPRPSGGSVVTLILPIPEETRNERSHAA
- a CDS encoding arsenate reductase (azurin) small subunit yields the protein MDRCNKLVDVGRRQFLRGGALAAAATATSVALPAAPARAQVALARLDYPSNRLGNVADLKPNEPFDVTYPDENAPGVLLKLGTSVEGGAGPDGDIVGFSTICPHKGFPLNYVAADRTLNCPGHYSRFDCEAGGQQIWGQATQNLPQYALRVDEKGDIYAEGVDELLYGRLSNVL
- a CDS encoding PhnD/SsuA/transferrin family substrate-binding protein — protein: MALLRAYLTEAIGEPVELVSRRTYQEITALLVAGQLHAAWICGYPYVQFKSDLDLVAAPSWHGKPLYQSYLIAAADRPVDRWEDLKGDIHAFSDPDSNSGFLVTRALLAENGLKPEGFFARTFYTYGHRNVIRAVASGLAQSGSVDGYVWDVTREMEPDLVNQTRIVRRSEWLGFPPVASPRALAGDPRIARLKAALTAMDRHEEGRKVLALLRLDGFVAAEPALFDTIAAKVDTVRRFG